One genomic region from Vanessa tameamea isolate UH-Manoa-2023 chromosome 14, ilVanTame1 primary haplotype, whole genome shotgun sequence encodes:
- the LOC113398728 gene encoding uncharacterized protein LOC113398728, with amino-acid sequence MELMSSLLLCALATLVPQALGKKSIMSTGLNKTVILKRTPSMDKDHVISVQVPSSMNKVSDLKSVFLDATCKRCHNCMERAIKSHKVQNQIDLLKNEQFHSELVDQEINKRNKRKTNASAQRKIDKKIKKSKSKNKSVTIIKYNDNERIFALKIIETNKHVLLDQQTNNTMTCQVYSVKKSFPCETPEADLILNESKTKINKNKKSKREQSKKNEKTTVIAPVFRKRQIDDSQAPEQIMPSIEEIY; translated from the exons ATGGAACTAATGAGTTCTCTGTTGTTATGTGCACTAGCAACGCTCGTGCCGCAAGCGTTAG gtaaaaaaagtattatgtcTACTGGATTAAATAAGACTGTCATTTTAAAGAGAACGCCCTCAATGGATAAAGATCACGTGATATCCGTACAAGTGCCTTCTTCAATGAATAAAGTGAGTGACCTTAAATCTGTCTTTTTGGATGCGACTTGCAAAAGATGTCATAATTGTATGGAACGAGCAATCAAATCTCACAAAGTACAAAATCAAATCGACTTATTAAAAAACGAACAATTTCACAGTGAACTAGTTgatcaagaaataaataaacgcaaTAAGAGGAAAACAAATGCAAGCGCACAAAGAAAAattgataagaaaataaaaaaatccaaatcaaaaaataaatccgtaacaattatcaaatataatgataatgaaCGAATATTTGCTCTAAAGATAATAGAAACAAATAAGCACGTGTTATTAGACCAACAAACGAATAACACAATGACATGTCAAGTGTATAGCGTTAAAAAATCGTTTCCATGTGAAACGCCAGAAGctgatttaattttgaatgaatcaaagacgaaaataaataagaataagaaaaGTAAAAGAGAACAAAGTAAAAAGAATGAGAAAACGACTGTAATTGCACCCGTATTTAGGAAACGTCAAATCGACGATTCACAAGCTCCTGAACAAATAATGCCTTCAATAGAAGAAATATACTAG